In Bythopirellula goksoeyrii, a single window of DNA contains:
- a CDS encoding YfcE family phosphodiesterase — protein MRIGIFADSHDHLDNIRRAVDVFNENGCELVVFAGDLVSTIAIPPLRALRCPLVGCFGDNEGNRIGIRGGMRIIGPLAEPPFGFRAPDGTRIVVTHQRELLRGQIEGCEVAIFGHTHRASIQKDCAGRLIVNPGETSGWIFGQPSVTILETQPLQAKLVLLQNDTKTHGEDVLLLSDR, from the coding sequence ATGCGCATTGGCATTTTTGCCGACAGTCACGATCACTTGGACAATATCCGGCGGGCCGTCGATGTTTTCAATGAGAATGGCTGCGAACTGGTTGTGTTTGCGGGGGATCTTGTCTCGACGATTGCGATACCTCCTCTTCGGGCTTTGCGTTGCCCACTTGTCGGCTGTTTTGGAGACAATGAAGGAAACCGCATAGGCATTCGGGGTGGCATGCGCATCATCGGTCCTCTGGCGGAACCTCCTTTTGGTTTTCGTGCCCCAGACGGAACCCGAATTGTTGTGACACACCAACGAGAACTACTTCGCGGTCAGATAGAAGGTTGCGAAGTTGCTATTTTCGGCCACACGCATCGTGCCTCGATTCAAAAAGATTGCGCCGGAAGACTGATTGTCAATCCAGGTGAAACGAGCGGTTGGATCTTCGGACAACCATCGGTCACCATCTTGGAAACACAACCACTTCAAGCCAAACTGGTTTTGCTGCAAAACGACACCAAGACACATGGAGAAGATGTGCTACTCCTTTCGGATAGGTGA